Below is a window of Pyrobaculum aerophilum str. IM2 DNA.
ACTCTGGCAAGAGGCATTGTGGGATAGGCTATGCCCTTCCACGGAGAGGAGAAAATCTGGGTGGGAGTTGTGGCGGCCATGACTATTATTTTCCTGGGGGCATTAGCCTACGCCGCGTGGGTTATCGGCTTGCAAGTCCCCGGCGGCGACGTCCAGCTCGTTGATCCGCAGAAGGCTCTGACAGAGCTGAGGCCCGGGGTTAGAGAGATCGCCCCCGGCAGATACGAGGTGACAGTAGTGGGGAGGATGTGGCAGTGGTTCCCCAGGAACATCACCTTAGTGGATCCAGTTGAGGTAAAGTTTAGATTAACTGCACTTGATGTTATTCACGGCTTTCAAATCGTGGGGACGAATGTAAACGTAATGGTGTTTCCGGGATACGTCGCTGAGATTACATGGAAAGTGCCGCCAGACGCCAAGGGCACTTACCTCGTTATCTGCAACGAGTACTGCGGCTTGGGCCACCACGAAATGTACGGATTTGTAAATATTATACGTACAAAATAAGTAAAGAAGAGAAAAATTTTTAAATTATTTTTCTTTTTTCTATACATGGAAGTTCCAAATAAATTTAGAATTGAAGACAGAGTGGCAAAGGTGGCGCTAGTGTTCAGCTACGTGTTGCTTCTATTAGGCGGCCTGTTTGGGTTTTTACAAGTGCTGAGCAGGACCCCGGGCATGCCAAAACTAGAGACTGCCCAGCTTTACTACGAGGGGCTGACTCTACACGGCGTAGCCCTCGCTATTTTATGGACTGCGTTTTTCATAGTGGCGCTTGCGGTTTTCGTCATTACGAGGGAGTTGAATATTAATATGAACGGGCCATTGCTGAGGGCTGGCTGTATATTGGCTGTTGTCGGGTCTTTAATGGGCGCCGTGGCGATACTAAGCGGACAAGCCACGGTGCTCTATACCTTTTACCCGCCGCTTCAAGCATCTCCTCTCTTCTTTATAGCATTGGCAATTATTTTAATTGGCACGTGGTTCATAGGGGCAGCCGTGCTAGAAGCCATTTGGAGGTGGAAGAAGCTAAACCCCGGTAAGGAAGTGCCCCTCGCCACATACGGCGTGTTTACTACTATAGCCATATGGCTGTTGGCCACTCCTCCGTTGGCATACGCTGTGTTGTTTAGATCTCTGCCCATGTCTCTCTTCAACGCCCCTGTTGACGTCTTAGAATGGCGCCTGTGGTTCTGGTTCTTCGGCCATCCGCTTGTTTACTTCTGGCTGGTGCCCGCCGTAACTATTTGGTACACCATACTGCCTAGGGTTTTGGGCACTGAGGTGTTCAGCAAAACAGCGGCTAAGGCTGCCTTTATGTTGTATTTAATCGCATCCGTGCCCGTGGGCTTGCACCACCAGTTTGTAGATCCAGGAGTCCACCCGGTGTATAAATACCTCCACACGGTATTAACTTACCTAGTGGCTGTGCCCTCTTTTATCACCGCCTTTAACGTCATAGCCACTTTAGAAAAGGCAGGCCGCATGAGGGGAGGCAAGGGGCTTTTCGGCTGGATAACGGCTTTACCCTGGGGCAAAGACCCGGTCTTCACCGGCATAACCTTCGCCATTATCCTCTTCGGCATCGCCGGCTTCTCCGGCGTTGTAAACGCCTCCTTTAACGTCAACTATAATGTCCACAACACCGCCTGGGTTGTCGGCCACTTCCACTTGACAGTAGGTGGCGGCGTCACTCTGACTTTCATCGCCACGTCCTTCTTGCTAGTGCCGCTTCTTTTCGGCAGAGACTACGTGGCCAAGAAACTGCTAATCGCCGTGCCCACTCTGTGGTTTGTGGGCCAGTTAATATTCGGCATTGGCTACCACGTCGCTGGGCTGTTACACGCACCAAGGAGAACGTTTACAGCAGAGGCAGGATACTTAAACGATCCCAATTTGTTAAACACGCTCCACCTAGTGGGACAGTGGACTCCGTGGCTACAGCTGGGCGCCATTGGCGGGGTGATTTTCGCCCTCGGCGGCGCCTTATTCCTCTTGTTAACCTTTGTCTCTATTTTCAAAGGGCCTCCGTTTAGAATGGACGGCGCCGCTTTGCAGATCTCGCCGACGCCTGAGAAGGCTACTTTCTTTGACAGACTGGGGTTGCTTGTGGGCATTGCGTTAGTGATCATAATAATCGCCTACTCTCTACCCGCCATTGAGATATACACGAGAGGTCTGTCCCCCGCGCCTCCCTATTGGCCCACTGGCGCAGCCGCTGGATAAATTTTTAAAGGAAATAGCTCTTTTTTTTCCAATGCCCCGTAAGTATATTCTCCTTTTCCTCGCTATACTCATCCCTTTTGTCGTTGCTGTTATAATGCAGTCGCAACTGGGCGCTACGGCTGAGGAACACTCCGGTCTTTTCGAGAGGGTGGTCCCCGTGTGTTATTTGCCCGGGAGGGAGCCTCCTGCGGCGGATTTTGAGCTTATTAACCAATACGGGGAGAGAGTGCGCCTTTCTGACTACTGGAGCCGCCCTGTGTTAATTACTTTTACATATACCTACTGCCCAGACGTCTGTCCCCTGATGAACTTAGTGTTAAACAAGACGCTACCTCTTGTCCCAAATCTATTTGGCGCCGTGTTTGACGTCTCTCTCGACCCTGATAGAGACACCCCCGAGAGGTTGCTGGCCTATTCCCGCGGCAACCGGTACAACTGGACGTTTCTCACAGGCGACTACGCGACTTTAGAAAAGGTGTGGAGGGCCTACGGCGTGACTCGCTATGTTGAGAATAGAAACGGCGTGCCTTATATTGCCCACGACGTGTTGTATATAGTTGTTCAAAACGGGAAAATCCTAGGCCTGGTGAGGGGGCTACCCGCCCCCGAAACTCTAGCCGATTACCTCAAGAAAATAGTCTCTAGGCAGTGTTAATGGAGGCCTTAATTCTATCTCACATCTCGCGCTGTCCGGGGCCCTACCTTCGGCAGTTGCAAAAAGAGCTAGCCGCGCCGCTGGGCACTTTGGACTACTATTTAACTAAGCTTTTGAGAAGGGGGGAGATATACAAGCTGGGGAGCAGGCCGCGCTACTTCCCCTCACAGCTAGACGAGCTACAAGCTTGGGCGATATACCTCCTTAGAGAAGGCCCGCGGGCCTTGGAGGAGGCTGGGCGTTTAAAATGCGGCAAGAGGCTGTGCCCAGAGGTTAGAGATTTGCTTTTACGCTCTGTGGAGAGCTATGAGTGCTTGAGGCGGGATTTAGTGGACAACTTCATCATCCTCATGTCAATGCTCTAGATCAGCAATGCGATATATATCAACGGGGCTGTACTATAAATTATAAAAGAAAAGGGAATTAAAAGGGCCATGAGGCTGGGCAGTGTATTGGCCGCGGCGATTGTGGCGATAATTGTCGGCGTTGCGGCTTATATGGCCGGCCTCAGCGGGGCTCAAACAAAGACTGTAACTGTGGAAAAGACGCAGGTAGTTACCTCTACTGTGACCCAGGCCGCGAGGAGGAGCGCGTTAGAGGAGATGATATTAAACGGCACTTTCGCCCGTAGGTGTGTTCTCTGCGGCATGGACGCGGCAGAGGCCGTGCATATGGGCGTTTCCGCCGTAGTTGAGTTCTCCACTGGCGTACACGCCAGGACTGACGACATTGGCTGTATATTTAGAATGGCTATCCTCCCGGCGGAGAAGTGGCCTTTTATAAAGAAGCTTATTGGAAGCAATGTGACGACCGCAGAGGAGGTCAGGAAGTATTTAGGCGATGTGAAAGAGGTCCTCGTCCCGGACTACGGAGCCCACGTGAGGGGGACTGAATCTTATATAGACGCCAAAAAGGCCTTTTACGTGATTTTACAAGACAGGAAGACTCCCATGGGCGACTGCGTCTTTGCCTTTTCCAGCAGAGAGGAGGCGGCTAAGTACAACTCCACGGTGTATACTTACGACCAAATGCTCCAGCTGTATAAAGAGGTTATGCAGAAGACTGGAATGCCGAGGCCTATGTGGTGCCGCGGGGCAGGCCACATGCACGGCGGATAGCCGTGTTGAAAGTCTCCAGGCGTCTATTTTTCTACCTCCTCGCCGCGGGCGGGATAGGGACTGTCCTCTTTTTTGCCACGCCGCTTTTACAAAGGGAGAGGGGAGGGGAGATTTACTGCCCCGAGGAGCCGCCGCTTGTATACGGCCGGGAGGAGTGCCCTGTGTGTTTAATGGTAGTGGACTACCCGCCATCATCGGCCGCGATGAGGGCTAGGATTAGAGGCGTTGAGAGGTGGTATTTCTTTGACGACGTTGGGTGTCTGGCGACGTGGCATAAAGAGGTTTTGAGACAGGGCGGCGAGGTGTTGGAAATCTGCGTAAGAGACCGCCTCGACGGTAAGTGGATTCGCGGGGATAAGGCGGTTTATTTAATAACCACAGAGTTTACCGCCATGGGCACTGGAATAATACCCGCGGCTCCTGGGAATGTAGAGCGGTATAAAAAAGGCGAAGTGGTTGGGCCGTGGCGGGTGAGGAGCGTGGGCGGAGTGGAGGAGTACAGCCCTCCCAAGCCCGCCGGGGAGGTGAGGGCTGTGGTTGATTATAAATGTGTATTTGAGAGGTTTTCCTATGGGCCTGCGTGGTCTACTCCTCCTGATTGGTATCGCGGCTGTTAGCCAGGCGGCCGCGGTGGTTATTGACAAGCCCGGGGTCTATTACGGCATTTCCGCCGAGCGTTTAATAATTAACGCCAGCAATGTGGCGGTTTTCAACACAACTGTGAAGGGGGGGTATGTGGAGGCGGCGTTGCCGCAGGGAATGACTGCGTACAGAATAAAGCCGGCCATGGGCTGTGTGGTAGTGACTGGGAGGAATATAACTCTGGCCGGGGTACGCGTTAATTGTAGCTCGGGGATTTTAGTATTTAACTCCAGCCGGGTGAGGATAGAGGCCGTGACGGCGCAGGGATTGGCGGATCTGCCGGTGTACAGGCGGGGGCTGGGCATTTACATATACAACTCCAGTGATGTGCTTATCTCCAAGGCGGATTTGGCCTATTTCCATGACTGTATATACGCTGAATATACGCAATCACTAGACATAAGCGGAGCGTCTGCCCGTTATTGTAGATATGGAGCACACGTCATGTTCAGCAAGGGAGTTCGCCTTAGGGAGTCTAGCTTTAGCGATAATTACGTGGGAGTCGCGTTAATGTACAGCGACGACGTCGTTGTGAGCGACGTGAAGTCTTCTGGCAATAGGGAATGGTCTGAGGGGTACGGCTTTTTGCTGGCGGAATTAAGAGGCGTGGTTAAAAACTGCAAGGCTGTGGACAACGTCCACGGCTTTTACGTAATGTACTGGGGCAACACCGCGTTGAAAATAACTAACTGCACCGTGGAGGGGAATTATTTCGGCGTGACTCTCAGGGGGCGTAACGCCACAGGCGTCGAGTTTATTGGAAACGCCTTCAGGGGCAACGTGGTACAAGTCATGCATATAGGGCTCGGCGAGTTGTCCACTGCAGCGCGGTTCGTGGGCAACGTCTGGGGCGGGCACGTGACGGCGCGCCCCTATCAGTACATCAGCGTCTTCTCAGACTTAATGTCAGCCAGCGAGGGGGCCTTGGCGTTTTTAGCGGCATCGCCGAGCAGATTCGCCATAGACTCGGCCATGGGCCGGGTTATTATAGTCGACGAGGCCCCCCGCCCCGACCAGCTCCAAACTCCTGCGTTATTGCTACTCGCCCTTCTCCCCCTTGTGTTAATATGGAAATCAAAGTGAGTCTATATAAAAAATTCAGGGGGTTTCAACTCGCTGTGAACGCCAGCTTCAGCCTGCCGGCTTTGTTCTTAGGGCCTAACGGAAGCGGCAAGTCCACGGCGTTGAAATGCATAGCAGGCCTGTACACGTGCGGGGGGAAAGTGGAGCTAGACGGCAAGGCGGCTGGCGGCGACAGTTTTCTATACGTCCCCCCAGCCCCTAGAATACCGCCAACTCTTACAGTGGAGGAATATCTTGCCCACGTCTCAGAGATTTTCGGCGTAGACGTCAAGCCAGCGCTCGGCGTTGATAAGTTTTTAAAAAAGAGAGGTTCTGAGCTCTCCTCCGGAATGGCGGCTAGGGCGGTGCTAGCCGCGGCTCTCTCCACAGACAGAATTTTGCTATTAGACGAGCCCCTGTCGTATTTAGAATCCGACGTCAGAATTGAGTTAGTTAAAGCATTGAAAGGCCGGGCTTTTATAGCCGCGACTCACGACCCGGGGCCCTTCTTGCCGCTGAGGCCTTCCGTAGTGGCCATATCTGAGGGGAAGTCCGTGAGGGTTGGAAGCTGGGAGGAAGTGGCCGGTTGGTTAATTAGAGACTGCGGCGGTGATTTCTGCGTGGAGAAGGTAAAAGCGCCGAGCTTGGCTGGATATGGCCTATAGGCTCAAACGCCTTACTTTTAAACGCGATGTGTACAGCAAGCCTATTGCCTCTCTAATTGCAACGGGGTGGGCCGTCTCGGTATCCCTCGCCTCTCTGGGCTCCTCTTTCGCCGCAGTTATCAGTTCCATAAATATGCTGGCCCTCGTGGCCTCCCTCATTGCAATGGTATTATCGGCTCACGCCGTCGCGGGGGACAGAGACGGCTTGCTCGAGGCCTATTTATCCGCCTGGGGGAGGCTTAAATATATAACGGGGCGAATTGCCGCAAATTCCGCAGTATCTGCGCTGTTAGTAGCAATAATATCAACGCCGTATTTAGCGCTGAGGTGGGAGTGGGCCCCGCCTCTTGGGGCGCTCCTCGCCTCACTGCCCTCTTCTCTCATCGGAACCGCCGTGGGCATCTCCTCAAAAGAGAGGGCCCCCCTCGTCGCCATTGTTGTGTGGTCCGCGGTCACTTTAATATACGACGTAGTGGTGGCGTTTTTATCGCTAATCCTCCCCCTAGGCGACGAGGCAATACTAGCCCTGCAAGTTGCCAATTTCTTCAAAGTGGCCACTCTCTTAGCCACTTCTCTAGTAGACCCCTATTTATTAACGCTAGGCCCCCTGGGAGAATTCGTCGTATCGCACTGGGGCGTCCAGTGGGCGTACTCAGCGCTCTCCTCAATATACGCCTCGTGGACAATTGCTTTAATTCTCCTCGTCGTAGATCTGGGCAGAAAGGCCGACTTATGAGATCGCTGATATTTTTACTGCTCCCAATCGCGGTGCTTGTATTGTCCTTTGGCCACAGCCACGGCGGGCTTTCCCCCGGCCACATGTTGCTCCACGCCCTTACTGTAATAATTGCGTCAGTGTTGCTATACTTCGCCGCGGCGGCTTATTACAGAGTAAAAACGCCGCGGTTTAAGTGGCTATTCTCAGGCTTTCTCCTACTACTAGCCAGAGAGCTCGTCCTCTCAATCTCCATGTATACATACACAGACATATATGTGCCGTATACTGACATCCCCCTCGACCACATGTTAGGCCTGGCGGCGCTTATCACCCTCGCTTATGCTATTTTTAAACAATTCTAGAACGCCACGCCGGTAAGCGCTTATATCGGTTTGCGCAAAATCCCCCTTAGGGCTTCAGCTCTTCCCATCTTCGCCACGCGTCGGCCTGCAGCCGCTTCACATCACTAAAGGTTTTAAACTGCCAAGTTTTTCTACTTTTATGGAGTTCAAGCCCGAGTATTACGCGGCGCTGGAGGTTTTGGCAAGGGGCGGGAGGACTGCGGAGGAGGTGGCGAGGGAGTTAGAAATAGAAGTCCACGAGGCTGAATCGCTGTTAAACACCCTCATGGCTTATGGCCTAGTGGAGACTAGGGAGAGGGGGCTGATTTTGCGCAAGACTGTATACGTCCTCACGGAAAGGGGGTGGGAGGCGTTGCACAAGTGGCGAGAGGAGGTGAAGAGCCGCTTGGAGAAAGCCGCTGAGCTTAGACAGAGCGGGAGGGCTGAGGAGGCCGATGCGATTCTGACGCCTATAGGGCCGGCGCTCCCCCTGCTGTT
It encodes the following:
- a CDS encoding cytochrome c oxidase subunit II, with protein sequence MPFHGEEKIWVGVVAAMTIIFLGALAYAAWVIGLQVPGGDVQLVDPQKALTELRPGVREIAPGRYEVTVVGRMWQWFPRNITLVDPVEVKFRLTALDVIHGFQIVGTNVNVMVFPGYVAEITWKVPPDAKGTYLVICNEYCGLGHHEMYGFVNIIRTK
- a CDS encoding b(o/a)3-type cytochrome-c oxidase subunit 1 codes for the protein MEVPNKFRIEDRVAKVALVFSYVLLLLGGLFGFLQVLSRTPGMPKLETAQLYYEGLTLHGVALAILWTAFFIVALAVFVITRELNINMNGPLLRAGCILAVVGSLMGAVAILSGQATVLYTFYPPLQASPLFFIALAIILIGTWFIGAAVLEAIWRWKKLNPGKEVPLATYGVFTTIAIWLLATPPLAYAVLFRSLPMSLFNAPVDVLEWRLWFWFFGHPLVYFWLVPAVTIWYTILPRVLGTEVFSKTAAKAAFMLYLIASVPVGLHHQFVDPGVHPVYKYLHTVLTYLVAVPSFITAFNVIATLEKAGRMRGGKGLFGWITALPWGKDPVFTGITFAIILFGIAGFSGVVNASFNVNYNVHNTAWVVGHFHLTVGGGVTLTFIATSFLLVPLLFGRDYVAKKLLIAVPTLWFVGQLIFGIGYHVAGLLHAPRRTFTAEAGYLNDPNLLNTLHLVGQWTPWLQLGAIGGVIFALGGALFLLLTFVSIFKGPPFRMDGAALQISPTPEKATFFDRLGLLVGIALVIIIIAYSLPAIEIYTRGLSPAPPYWPTGAAAG
- a CDS encoding SCO family protein — its product is MPRKYILLFLAILIPFVVAVIMQSQLGATAEEHSGLFERVVPVCYLPGREPPAADFELINQYGERVRLSDYWSRPVLITFTYTYCPDVCPLMNLVLNKTLPLVPNLFGAVFDVSLDPDRDTPERLLAYSRGNRYNWTFLTGDYATLEKVWRAYGVTRYVENRNGVPYIAHDVLYIVVQNGKILGLVRGLPAPETLADYLKKIVSRQC
- a CDS encoding nitrous oxide reductase accessory protein NosL; the protein is MRLGSVLAAAIVAIIVGVAAYMAGLSGAQTKTVTVEKTQVVTSTVTQAARRSALEEMILNGTFARRCVLCGMDAAEAVHMGVSAVVEFSTGVHARTDDIGCIFRMAILPAEKWPFIKKLIGSNVTTAEEVRKYLGDVKEVLVPDYGAHVRGTESYIDAKKAFYVILQDRKTPMGDCVFAFSSREEAAKYNSTVYTYDQMLQLYKEVMQKTGMPRPMWCRGAGHMHGG
- a CDS encoding right-handed parallel beta-helix repeat-containing protein translates to MGLRGLLLLIGIAAVSQAAAVVIDKPGVYYGISAERLIINASNVAVFNTTVKGGYVEAALPQGMTAYRIKPAMGCVVVTGRNITLAGVRVNCSSGILVFNSSRVRIEAVTAQGLADLPVYRRGLGIYIYNSSDVLISKADLAYFHDCIYAEYTQSLDISGASARYCRYGAHVMFSKGVRLRESSFSDNYVGVALMYSDDVVVSDVKSSGNREWSEGYGFLLAELRGVVKNCKAVDNVHGFYVMYWGNTALKITNCTVEGNYFGVTLRGRNATGVEFIGNAFRGNVVQVMHIGLGELSTAARFVGNVWGGHVTARPYQYISVFSDLMSASEGALAFLAASPSRFAIDSAMGRVIIVDEAPRPDQLQTPALLLLALLPLVLIWKSK
- a CDS encoding ATP-binding cassette domain-containing protein, encoding MEIKVSLYKKFRGFQLAVNASFSLPALFLGPNGSGKSTALKCIAGLYTCGGKVELDGKAAGGDSFLYVPPAPRIPPTLTVEEYLAHVSEIFGVDVKPALGVDKFLKKRGSELSSGMAARAVLAAALSTDRILLLDEPLSYLESDVRIELVKALKGRAFIAATHDPGPFLPLRPSVVAISEGKSVRVGSWEEVAGWLIRDCGGDFCVEKVKAPSLAGYGL
- a CDS encoding helix-turn-helix domain-containing protein; the protein is MEFKPEYYAALEVLARGGRTAEEVARELEIEVHEAESLLNTLMAYGLVETRERGLILRKTVYVLTERGWEALHKWREEVKSRLEKAAELRQSGRAEEADAILTPIGPALPLLLAMGLLDLSLYSAALGRPPPLPEDEEVEIDVEEEEL